Proteins from one Rosa chinensis cultivar Old Blush chromosome 7, RchiOBHm-V2, whole genome shotgun sequence genomic window:
- the LOC112176842 gene encoding probable cellulose synthase A catalytic subunit 3 [UDP-forming] isoform X1, whose amino-acid sequence MDSNAGLVAGSHNRNELVVIRRERDGDSAPKGLKGQICQICGDDVGLNADGELFVACNECAFPVCRTCYEYERREGSQVCPQCKTRFKRLKGCARVAGDEEEDGVDDLENEFSFDGRNRHDLQHALSADAMLHGHMSYGRASSVSSDFHNDLHSIPHLPLLTNGQMVDDIPPEQHALVPSFMGANSGGKRIHPLPFSDPAFPVQPRSMDPSKDLAAYGYGSVAWKERMESWKQKQEKLQMMKHENGGKDYDYDGNGPDLPLMDEARQPLSRKLPISSSQINPYRMIIIIRLVALGFFFHYRILNPVNDAYPLWLISVICEIWFGVSWILDQFPKWLPIDRETYLDRLSLRYEKEGQPSQLSPVDIFVSTVDPLKEPPLVTANTVLSILAVDYPVDKVSCYVSDDGAAMLTFEALSETSEFAKKWVPFCKKFNIEPRAPEFYFAQKIDYLRDKVLPSFVKDRRAMKREYEEFKVRINALVAKATKVPEEGWTMQDGTPWPGNSVRDHPGMIQVFLGQSGGLDTDGNELPRLVYVSREKRPGFTHHKKAGAMNALVRVSAVLTNAPYMLNLDCDHYINNSKAIRESMCFMMDPLQGKRVCYVQFPQRFDGIDKHDRYANRNTVFFDINMKGLDGIQGPIYVGTGCVFRRQALYGFDAPKVKKPPTRTCNCLPSWCCCLCSGKRKKKKANKPKTDLKKRNSRKGDPAPVLALEGIEEGIEGVETENLALMPEHKLEKKFGQSPVFVASTLLEDGGSLKSTSPASLLKEAIHVISCGYEDKTEWGKEVGWIYGSVTEDILTGFKMHCHGWRSIYCIPDRPAFKGSAPINLSDRLHQVLRWALGSIEIFLSRHCPLWYGYGGGLKWLERLSYINATVYPWTSIPLLAYCTLPAVCLLTGKFITPEMTNIASLWFLSLFITIFATGILEMRWSNVGIDEWWRNEQFWVIGGVSAHLFAVFQGLLKVLAGVDTNFTVTSKGGDDAEFAELYAFKWTTLLIPPTTLLIINIVGVVAGISNAINNGYESWGPLFGKLFFAFWVIVHLYPFLKGLLGRQNRTPTIIIVWSILLASIFSLLWVRIDPFLAKSDGPVLEECGLDCN is encoded by the exons ATGGACTCCAACGCTGGTCTGGTGGCCGGCTCTCACAACCGGAATGAGCTCGTCGTCATCCGCCGCGAGCGCGACGGAGATTCTGCT CCGAAAGGGTTGAAGGGGCAGATTTGCCAGATTTGTGGAGACGACGTGGGGCTCAACGCCGACGGGGAATTGTTCGTCGCCTGTAACGAGTGTGCCTTCCCAGTTTGCCGGACTTGCTACGAGTATGAGCGCCGAGAAGGAAGCCAAGTCTGTCCTCAGTGCAAGACCCGATTCAAACGTCTAAAAG GGTGTGCGAGGGTGGCcggtgatgaagaagaagacggggTGGATGATTTGGAGAACGAATTCAGTTTCGATGGGAGGAACCGACACGATTTGCAGCACGCGCTTTCCGCCGATGCAATGCTCCATGGCCACATGAGCTACGGCCGCGCCTCCTCGGTCTCCTCCGATTTCCATAATGATCTTCATTCCATTCCACATCTTCCTCTCCTTACTAATGGTCAAATG GTTGATGATATCCCTCCTGAACAACATGCTCTGGTTCCTTCTTTCATGGGAGCCAACTCCGGAGGCAAAAGGATCCACCCCCTTCCTTTCTCAGATCCTGCCTTTCCAG TGCAACCCCGATCCATGGATCCTTCCAAAGACCTTGCTGCTTACGGCTATggtagtgttgcttggaaggaAAGGATGGAAAGTTGGAAACAAAAGCAGGAGAAACTACAGATGATGAAACATGAAAATGGTGGCAAAGATTACGACTATGATGGAAATGGCCCTGATCTACCTTT AATGGACGAGGCAAGACAGCCCTTGTCAAGAAAGTTGCCAATTTCATCGAGCCAAATCAACCCTTACCGAATGATCATCATAATTCGACTTGTTGCTCTTGGGTTCTTCTTTCATTATCGGATCCTGAATCCTGTGAATGATGCATATCCACTGTGGCTTATCTCAGTTATTTGTGAGATTTGGTTTGGTGTTTCCTGGATTCTTGATCAGTTTCCCAAGTGGCTTCCCATTGACAGGGAAACTTATCTCGACAGATTGTCTCTGAG GTATGAGAAGGAGGGCCAGCCTTCACAACTTTCTCCAGTTGATATTTTTGTCAGTACAGTGGATCCATTAAAAGAGCCTCCTCTGGTGACTGCAAACACTGTTCTTTCCATTCTTGCAGTGGACTACCCAGTTGACAAGGTCTCATGTTATGTTTCGGATGATGGTGCTGCTATGCTGACATTTGAGGCACTATCAGAAACATCTGAATTTGCTAAGAAGTGGGTCCCTTTCTGTAAGAAGTTTAACATAGAACCACGAGCACCTGAATTTTATTTTGCGCAGAAGATAGATTATCTTAGAGATAAGGTACTCCCTTCATTTGTGAAGGACAGGAGAGCAATGAAG AGAGAATACGAAGAGTTTAAAGTTCGAATTAATGCTTTGGTTGCTAAAGCTACAAAGGTGCCAGAAGAAGGGTGGACAATGCAGGATGGAACTCCGTGGCCTGGAAATAGTGTTCGTGATCATCCTGGGATGATTCAG GTTTTTCTTGGCCAAAGTGGAGGGCTTGACACAGATGGGAATGAATTACCGCGCCTGGTATATGTTTCGAGAGAAAAGAGACCTGGGTTTACTCATCACAAAAAGGCTGGAGCTATGAATGCCTTG GTCCGAGTCTCTGCTGTGCTCACAAATGCACCTTACATGTTGAATTTGGATTGTGATCACTACATCAACAATAGTAAGGCTATTAGAGAGTCAATGTGTTTCATGATGGATCCGTTGCAAGGAAAGAGAGTGTGCTATGTCCAGTTTCCTCAGAGGTTTGATGGTATTGACAAGCATGATCGATATGCCAACAGAAATACTGTGTTCTTTGAC ATTAACATGAAAGGTTTGGATGGGATCCAAGGACCTATATATGTCGGAACTGGATGTGTCTTCAGAAGGCAGGCTCTCTATGGCTTTGATGCTCCAAAAGTAAAGAAGCCACCAACCAGGACATGCAACTGCTTGCCGTCATGGTGCTGTTGCCTTTGTTcaggaaaaaggaagaagaagaaggccaaCAAACCTAAAACTGATTTGAAGAAGAGAAATTCCAGAAAGGGAGATCCAGCCCCTGTGCTTGCTCTGGAGGGAATCGAAGAGGGCATTGAAG GTGTTGAAACTGAAAATTTGGCTCTGATGCCTGAGCACAAGTTGGAAAAGAAGTTTGGGCAGTCTCCTGTGTTTGTTGCATCCACCTTGCTAGAGGATGGAGGTTCACTGAAAAGCACTAGCCCTGCATCTCTGCTAAAAGAAGCTATTCATGTCATTAGCTGTGGCTATGAAGATAAAACAGAGTGGGGAAAAGAG GTTGGCTGGATTTATGGCTCAGTTACAGAGGATATTCTGACAGGCTTTAAGATGCATTGCCATGGGTGGAGATCCATATACTGTATCCCTGACAGACCTGCATTTAAAGGATCTGCCCCCATTAACCTTTCTGATCGTTTGCACCAAGTCCTTCGATGGGCCCTTGGGTCAATTGAAATATTTTTGAGCAGGCATTGCCCTCTTTGGTATGGGTATGGTGGGGGTCTAAAGTGGCTGGAGCGCTTGTCTTACATAAATGCTACAGTGTACCCATGGACATCGATTCCACTTCTTGCCTATTGTACTCTACCTGCTGTATGTTTGCTAACAGGCAAATTTATCACTCCGGAG ATGACCAATATTGCTAGCTTGTGGTTTCTGTCTCTCTTCATCACTATTTTCGCAACGGGCATATTGGAAATGAGATGGAGTAATGTTGGCATTGATGAATGGTGGAGAAATGAGCAGTTTTGGGTGATCGGAGGAGTGTCAGCTCATTTATTTGCGGTGTTTCAGGGGCTTCTAAAGGTTTTAGCTGGTGTTGATACAAACTTTACTGTGACATCAAAGGGAGGAGATGATGCAGAGTTCGCAGAACTTTACGCATTTAAATGGACGACATTGCTCATCCCACCAACAACTCTGCTCATAATAAACATTGTTGGAGTGGTTGCCGGAATCTCAAATGCAATAAATAATGGTTATGAGTCATGGGGGCCTCTGTTTGGTAAGCTCTTCTTTGCCTTCTGGGTGATTGTTCATCTCTATCCTTTCCTCAAGGGTCTGCTTGGTAGGCAGAACAGGACTCCTACCATCATTATTGTGTGGTCAATATTGCTGGCTTCCATCTTCTCCCTTTTATGGGTCAGAATTGATCCATTCTTGGCCAAGTCGGATGGCCCTGTCCTGGAGGAATGTggattggattgtaattaa
- the LOC112176842 gene encoding probable cellulose synthase A catalytic subunit 6 [UDP-forming] isoform X2 produces the protein MRMDEARQPLSRKLPISSSQINPYRMIIIIRLVALGFFFHYRILNPVNDAYPLWLISVICEIWFGVSWILDQFPKWLPIDRETYLDRLSLRYEKEGQPSQLSPVDIFVSTVDPLKEPPLVTANTVLSILAVDYPVDKVSCYVSDDGAAMLTFEALSETSEFAKKWVPFCKKFNIEPRAPEFYFAQKIDYLRDKVLPSFVKDRRAMKREYEEFKVRINALVAKATKVPEEGWTMQDGTPWPGNSVRDHPGMIQVFLGQSGGLDTDGNELPRLVYVSREKRPGFTHHKKAGAMNALVRVSAVLTNAPYMLNLDCDHYINNSKAIRESMCFMMDPLQGKRVCYVQFPQRFDGIDKHDRYANRNTVFFDINMKGLDGIQGPIYVGTGCVFRRQALYGFDAPKVKKPPTRTCNCLPSWCCCLCSGKRKKKKANKPKTDLKKRNSRKGDPAPVLALEGIEEGIEGVETENLALMPEHKLEKKFGQSPVFVASTLLEDGGSLKSTSPASLLKEAIHVISCGYEDKTEWGKEVGWIYGSVTEDILTGFKMHCHGWRSIYCIPDRPAFKGSAPINLSDRLHQVLRWALGSIEIFLSRHCPLWYGYGGGLKWLERLSYINATVYPWTSIPLLAYCTLPAVCLLTGKFITPEMTNIASLWFLSLFITIFATGILEMRWSNVGIDEWWRNEQFWVIGGVSAHLFAVFQGLLKVLAGVDTNFTVTSKGGDDAEFAELYAFKWTTLLIPPTTLLIINIVGVVAGISNAINNGYESWGPLFGKLFFAFWVIVHLYPFLKGLLGRQNRTPTIIIVWSILLASIFSLLWVRIDPFLAKSDGPVLEECGLDCN, from the exons ATGAG AATGGACGAGGCAAGACAGCCCTTGTCAAGAAAGTTGCCAATTTCATCGAGCCAAATCAACCCTTACCGAATGATCATCATAATTCGACTTGTTGCTCTTGGGTTCTTCTTTCATTATCGGATCCTGAATCCTGTGAATGATGCATATCCACTGTGGCTTATCTCAGTTATTTGTGAGATTTGGTTTGGTGTTTCCTGGATTCTTGATCAGTTTCCCAAGTGGCTTCCCATTGACAGGGAAACTTATCTCGACAGATTGTCTCTGAG GTATGAGAAGGAGGGCCAGCCTTCACAACTTTCTCCAGTTGATATTTTTGTCAGTACAGTGGATCCATTAAAAGAGCCTCCTCTGGTGACTGCAAACACTGTTCTTTCCATTCTTGCAGTGGACTACCCAGTTGACAAGGTCTCATGTTATGTTTCGGATGATGGTGCTGCTATGCTGACATTTGAGGCACTATCAGAAACATCTGAATTTGCTAAGAAGTGGGTCCCTTTCTGTAAGAAGTTTAACATAGAACCACGAGCACCTGAATTTTATTTTGCGCAGAAGATAGATTATCTTAGAGATAAGGTACTCCCTTCATTTGTGAAGGACAGGAGAGCAATGAAG AGAGAATACGAAGAGTTTAAAGTTCGAATTAATGCTTTGGTTGCTAAAGCTACAAAGGTGCCAGAAGAAGGGTGGACAATGCAGGATGGAACTCCGTGGCCTGGAAATAGTGTTCGTGATCATCCTGGGATGATTCAG GTTTTTCTTGGCCAAAGTGGAGGGCTTGACACAGATGGGAATGAATTACCGCGCCTGGTATATGTTTCGAGAGAAAAGAGACCTGGGTTTACTCATCACAAAAAGGCTGGAGCTATGAATGCCTTG GTCCGAGTCTCTGCTGTGCTCACAAATGCACCTTACATGTTGAATTTGGATTGTGATCACTACATCAACAATAGTAAGGCTATTAGAGAGTCAATGTGTTTCATGATGGATCCGTTGCAAGGAAAGAGAGTGTGCTATGTCCAGTTTCCTCAGAGGTTTGATGGTATTGACAAGCATGATCGATATGCCAACAGAAATACTGTGTTCTTTGAC ATTAACATGAAAGGTTTGGATGGGATCCAAGGACCTATATATGTCGGAACTGGATGTGTCTTCAGAAGGCAGGCTCTCTATGGCTTTGATGCTCCAAAAGTAAAGAAGCCACCAACCAGGACATGCAACTGCTTGCCGTCATGGTGCTGTTGCCTTTGTTcaggaaaaaggaagaagaagaaggccaaCAAACCTAAAACTGATTTGAAGAAGAGAAATTCCAGAAAGGGAGATCCAGCCCCTGTGCTTGCTCTGGAGGGAATCGAAGAGGGCATTGAAG GTGTTGAAACTGAAAATTTGGCTCTGATGCCTGAGCACAAGTTGGAAAAGAAGTTTGGGCAGTCTCCTGTGTTTGTTGCATCCACCTTGCTAGAGGATGGAGGTTCACTGAAAAGCACTAGCCCTGCATCTCTGCTAAAAGAAGCTATTCATGTCATTAGCTGTGGCTATGAAGATAAAACAGAGTGGGGAAAAGAG GTTGGCTGGATTTATGGCTCAGTTACAGAGGATATTCTGACAGGCTTTAAGATGCATTGCCATGGGTGGAGATCCATATACTGTATCCCTGACAGACCTGCATTTAAAGGATCTGCCCCCATTAACCTTTCTGATCGTTTGCACCAAGTCCTTCGATGGGCCCTTGGGTCAATTGAAATATTTTTGAGCAGGCATTGCCCTCTTTGGTATGGGTATGGTGGGGGTCTAAAGTGGCTGGAGCGCTTGTCTTACATAAATGCTACAGTGTACCCATGGACATCGATTCCACTTCTTGCCTATTGTACTCTACCTGCTGTATGTTTGCTAACAGGCAAATTTATCACTCCGGAG ATGACCAATATTGCTAGCTTGTGGTTTCTGTCTCTCTTCATCACTATTTTCGCAACGGGCATATTGGAAATGAGATGGAGTAATGTTGGCATTGATGAATGGTGGAGAAATGAGCAGTTTTGGGTGATCGGAGGAGTGTCAGCTCATTTATTTGCGGTGTTTCAGGGGCTTCTAAAGGTTTTAGCTGGTGTTGATACAAACTTTACTGTGACATCAAAGGGAGGAGATGATGCAGAGTTCGCAGAACTTTACGCATTTAAATGGACGACATTGCTCATCCCACCAACAACTCTGCTCATAATAAACATTGTTGGAGTGGTTGCCGGAATCTCAAATGCAATAAATAATGGTTATGAGTCATGGGGGCCTCTGTTTGGTAAGCTCTTCTTTGCCTTCTGGGTGATTGTTCATCTCTATCCTTTCCTCAAGGGTCTGCTTGGTAGGCAGAACAGGACTCCTACCATCATTATTGTGTGGTCAATATTGCTGGCTTCCATCTTCTCCCTTTTATGGGTCAGAATTGATCCATTCTTGGCCAAGTCGGATGGCCCTGTCCTGGAGGAATGTggattggattgtaattaa
- the LOC112176843 gene encoding stress response protein NST1 → MEEEEEMDSLFEGMVLFDPTSNSSSDSHHPPPPPPPPPPQQNQDNAQDPKLEIEAPPSSSSSEPLDENLFSDLTVQFQTPPPPPPLDQDQEGPIKTTSRQNSSSRKKKRAAGLRIGYARDANAHSLSFDADDVIIADGTDSLPEPSPSSVSVSVPVQSQPQPQPEVENEPEAEAEPQSDEGEATPELRLDQSKALIAEKLSSARQLAASVSSARKDAIARRRTAADNLNLASGDYASLEKQLEEACEAEDFETAERLSDSLAAAQEKRQALLAALRDAEAECDAVDSKMHEVLQSQIAAEEQCASLLQHFATDASSNADLVLKAAEELSSTETDKWLSSTEALEAKKMELEIESHIIGDAGLVLNSSIETSVEDDKREKESLCKKKETLTDELEKLLALVREKEQEIAQNDRDIQQVEEKIANVLSGFGEMHSTIQAKSSNLQEALSQIQLESEALSTKKTEIDAVLTQEQQRGAKLRELARVSAEEAEAYQQVAALRKSLMSSILKSREDKVRLAKTEEKLSEDVQKLQQDVSAARTSLQELSSRKSSIQQDIASSKQKIIFIDKRIPELEAEKKVAATARNFKEAARIAAEAKSLNVEKDGIQIDMEKAISELEKLEEEIKETVNRLQETEGHILSKEKEVATARFQRLLLVSGIAKAEREAALELGDLEEANLLLAEAEAADSEAKELEPIYNFKLEETESLPKHFMSMVLISNLGRKQLEELAASVQVSSA, encoded by the exons atggaggaagaagaggaaatgGATTCCCTGTTCGAGGGCATGGTGTTGTTCGACCCCACTTCCAATTCCAGTTCCGACTCAcaccatcctcctcctcctcctcctcctcctcctcctcagcaGAATCAGGACAACGCCCAAGATCCCAAACTTGAAATTGAAGCTccgccatcatcatcatcatctgaaCCCCTCGACGAGAACCTCTTCTCCGACCTCACTGTCCAATTCCAAAccccgccaccaccaccaccactagaCCAAGACCAAGAAGGTccgatcaaaaccacatccagaCAGAATTCCAGTTCCCGGAAGAAAAAAAGAGCCGCCGGATTAAGAATCGGTTACGCCAGAGATGCCAAcgctcactctctctctttcgaCGCCGATGACGTCATCATCGCCGACGGAACCGATTCGCTTCCCGAACCCAGCCCTTCTTCTGTATCAGTATCAGTACCAGTCCAATCCCAACCCCAACCCCAACCCGAAGTCGAAAACGAACCCGAAGCTGAAGCAGAACCCCAATCCGACGAAGGTGAAGCGACTCCGGAACTCCGGTTGGATCAAAGCAAGGCGTTGATCGccgagaagctgagcagtgctCGTCAGTTGGCGGCGTCTGTTTCTTCCGCAAGGAAGGACGCAATTGCGAGGAGGAGGACGGCGGCTGACAATCTCAATCTGGCTTCTGGCGATTACGCCAGTCTAGAGAAGCAGCTGGAAGAGGCCTGCGAGGCAGAGGATTTCGAGACGGCCGAAAGGCTTAGTGACAGCCTTGCTGCTGCTCAGGAGAAGAGGCAAGCTCTGTTGGCCGCACTCAGAGATGCTGAGGCTGAATGTGATGCTGTCGACTCCAAAATGCATGAGGTTCTCCAATCCCAGATCGCCGCAGAGGAACAATGCGCCTCTCTCCTCCAACACTTCGCAACT GATGCTTCAAGTAATGCAGATTTGGTCTTGAAGGCAGCAGAGGAACTCTCTTCCACGGAAACAGACAAATGGCTTTCATCAACTGAAGCCTTGGAAGCCAAGAAGATGGAATTGGAAATTGAATCGCATATAATTGGTGATGCAGGGCTTGTCTTAAACAGTTCCATTGAGACTTCAGTGGAGGATgacaagagagagaaagaatctCTCTGTAAGAAAAAGGAAACTCTTACTGACGAACTGGAGAAACTTCTTGCATTGGTGAGAGAGAAGGAACAGGAGATTGCACAAAATGATCGTGACATCCAGCAAGTTGAGGAAAAGATTGCTAATGTTCTCTCCGGCTTTGGGGAGATGCATTCCACTATTCAGGCCAAGTCTAGTAACTTGCAAGAAGCCCTTTCCCAGATACAGTTGGAGAGTGAAGCTCTGTCAACAAAAAAGACAGAAATCGATGCTGTCCTTACTCAGGAGCAACAGAGGGGAGCAAAGTTGAGGGAACTGGCCAGGGTTTCTGCAGAGGAAGCAGAGGCATACCAACAAGTTGCTGCTCTTAGAAAGAGTCTAATGTCCTCTATTTTGAAGTCCAGGGAAGATAAGGTCAGACTAGCAAAGACTGAGGAAAAGCTTTCCGAGGATGTTCAAAAGCTCCAACAGGATGTTTCTGCAGCAAGAACTTCACTTCAG GAACTGTCTTCAAGAAAGTCAAGCATTCAGCAAGATATAGCATCCTCTAAGCAGAAAATTATTTTCATAGATAAAAGAATCCCAGAGCTGGAAGCAGAAAAGAAAGTTGCTGCTACTGCAAGAAATTTCAAAGAAGCTGCACGAATAGCTGCCGAGGCCAAGTCATTGAATGTTGAAAAGGATGGTATACAGATTGACATGGAAAAGGCCATCTCAGAGCTTGAGAAGCTTGAGGAAGAGATTAAAGAGACTGTCAACAGATTGCAGGAGACTGAGGGGCACATTTtgtccaaggaaaaagaggtaGCAACGGCTAGGTTTCAAAGGTTGCTACTGGTATCTGGTATCGCTAAAGCAGAAAGAGAAGCTGCTTTGGAGTTGGGTGATCTTGAAGAAGCTAACCTGCTGCTTGCAGAGGCAGAAGCAGCAGACTCTGAAGCCAAGGAACTTGAACCTATATACAACTTCAAATTGGAAGAGACTGAAAGTCTACCAAAGCACTTTATGTCTATGGTGCTCATATCCAATCTTGGGAGGAAGCAGTTGGAAGAATTGGCAGCATCTGTTCAAGTTTCTTCAGCATGA